In Acropora muricata isolate sample 2 chromosome 13, ASM3666990v1, whole genome shotgun sequence, the DNA window ATTGCTGATTATACATTATccaatttacagataaatatatatatcttgTTACAAATTAGACATTTTGTtctgtagtatcgctgagttgAGCTGTATTTTGACAAGCCCGTAGGGCgaatcaaaatacaaacaatgagtaaaaattctcagctatactacacaacaaaatgtctaataagagatttattattcaacACGCCAAATTGTTAGGTCCAAGCGGGCGAATTTCgcagatatttatttacggggaatgcatgacagaagtatgcgaagcggaacagAATTGCCGTGGGAAATCCATGCATCACTGGcataatttatttcacttttcaccaAGGAAAAATTGTCTTTTGATCATCCAAATAACACATCAactcaagtttttcactttaagatttctgtcatgaaaaaaagcagaaaagaaatttgttttgacaaacaaaaattcttttggTAACTTCAATCCAGTTCATCACTTTTGCATTGCGAGAAAACCTGTATAACTGGTCCTCTGGAGTACATTAATACCACGTGATATTTGTACTGGTTTTGGGCattatttgtactctacgaggtgcagttggataataatgTTAACGACCGGtacttacatgaatgtgaacttcaagaaaatgcttgaaacgttaatttttctaTTTATATTAagtacacatcccataaacagttTATCAAAAGCGGGGCAGCTCTAATGAACGCTATTTCTAGTACATCATATGCAGTGCCTTTATATCGATAAACCTCCTCCTTATTAATATGCAGTGTTTTATCAGCTGATGAGACACTCCACATTATTGTTCAGTGTCTTATCAGATATAGAGACTGAAACACCATGTGACTTATGAACATTAATGAATTATCAACACAGCAACTGATGCAACAAATCGTAGGTGCATATTTAATGTTCTTCCGACTAATTATACATGcagtaaatttttatttttgcacaAACGTAATAGCATAGTATAACAAAAATACAATATACTGGCTTTTCAGGCCcaaaaagttctcgggactttcgacaAACAGGCCCTAGGCCTTTGTTTTGCATACGCTTATAACTTTGAAGATCATTCATGCGTCATCATTACTAATTATTTTAtgttataatcattattataatatagCCAACAAGTTCTgtgttaaaaacaataataattattattggttcattGTTAGCATCAAGTCATGGATgtacttgggaagttgctaagctcTCAGGAAGCATCCTGTCTTGTGCTTAGAAACTTCCCACATTTATAGATCCATATGCATAGTACAATTCTTTAATTATTCATCCCTTGAAAGAGTAATTATTGAACCTTTCTTGAGCTCTTGAAAAAGCCCAGTTCAAACAAAAACCTCAGTTGTATCTCTCAATGAtttttaatgatattaataatattaataatggttaatgatattaataattatcGAGCAATATTCTTGACTGTTAATAATGTTAATGATATTAATGATATCTCTTAAAAATTTTTGCTGGGTCCAGATTTAACACTGCACTCAAAGTTCAATTTTGCCAAGCTGAGAGTGCTAGTTGTTGTTCCAGTCTGTTAACTGAAGTTAGGCCCTGTTTGAGAAGGTCTataactggatgggtgaccatctgggaaAAATGCTTTGCTGTAATCAGACTGGAATGGAGGTCATCCATCTTGCCTCCCACATCTACAatcatttatataataacccaagttattctcgcgtTCTAATTGGTTcttgcctatgatctattagaggacagacgcacagatgacgacagcgctcgattcaagttttttgaattttgaatttgaaccaatcacaataatctttgctaagcatagcaaccaatcattCCACTTCATTTTTTATTGACATAAGATcatgtcagtgctattttcttgtctgtcaaagtggcgaaatttgaaataaaaaggcattttttctgtgtattttaattttttattatataaaacaaatagattccatgttgccctgtgcgtctgttcagtaatagatcacagaggacgtcaaaatgtggtgagaacatcagtgacacactcggctgcacctcgtgtgccacttttttgttcttaccacattttgatgtcatctgtgatctattactgaacagacacacggcaacatggaatctctTTTTTTATCAGACACATGGTGTATAGGTTGAGTTCCAGGCAATGTCAACCAGACTAGAGTGTTTTCTCAGGGTACCACAGTTTCCTCCTTCACCACAATCAACTCATTTTAATTTGGCTCTTAAGATAAAGATTATTTGACTTTGAAAATGCCAACTGGGGCATTCAATTGAAAAAATATACATCTCTCTGTACTCTCTTTCAGTTACCCAATCTTTCAAGAAGTCTCTGCCATTGCATGAGGTTTTTGCAGCTGTCCCTTATCAAGCAAAGTTAGAGCAGTCCACAGAAGAAGGCATTGAGCTGGCGTTTCTTAGGAGCCTGTCGTTTTGCATCTATAGTGTCAAGAGAACAAGGAAGCACAAATGGAGGGagaaaatgattgtttttgatTGCGATGATGCAGTTTTGTGCGAGGAATGGTTGCATGCAATCCAAACTGTACTATCAGGTGAATAGAGAAATATCTCCTTTTGTGGTAAAATGACTGAGAAGGGGAGAGAGAAAATGCCATGTGGTGCCGCAGAATTTACAGGTCACTGGTAACTGCCAGAATGGCACTCTTGAGAGTGAAAGTGGTTAAGTAGAATTTTGTCTTATCCTTCAGGTTTTAACCGACCCAAAAGACTTCTTGTATTTATCAATCCTGTCGGAGGAAGAAGACTTGGCCATAAAATATATGTGGAACAAGTACAGCCACTGTTTGAGTTGGCAAATATAAAAGTCGATATAATTGGTAAGTAATGATCAAGTGTAAACATTGGAGTTGCATTTACAATCTCTTTAAGTTCATACTGGAGTCTTAGGGCATATCCTGCATAGCATTTCATCTCCCACTGAAAAATTTGAACATAAAGCACAGGATACCAAGCCTTGCACAGGTAAACCAAGTTCAAGTACAGAATTTCAAAGCAGAAAATTATGaggatttgttttggtttttgctgTCAAATGTGTTCTTCATATTCTGCAAGTTGTCCAGAGATTGTTTTCTTGTCAATAGACCatttgtgtgcttagttgcctggcctttgaatgaaagtgaggctggagttgaccttgttttgatagaaaccttactgcttttcatatgcaaattcctactaattagcatgagaacagcatcattaacatgagaaaggcagggaggtttctatcaaaacaaggtcacctccagcctcactttcattcaaaggccaggcaactaagcaagaaactgtaaaatggtctatttggaGCCTCCTAAGTGTATtcatgcaatttttttgttgtatgGTCTTAGTCTAAGTCCACTTTTTTGGACATGAGTAAGTTAAATGTACCATAATATTTCATAAACTCAAGTTAAAGTGGCCATTGGTTTTAATCAAGCTTGAATTGTAAGGGAAAGATTTGTGTTGGATAATTTAATGCTGTTTGATGCATGAATGTGAGTGTTTCAGCTATAAATATTGCTGGAAAAATTATTGTTCTGTTGGGGCCAGTTAATTAATAAGCACTTATCATTGGTTAAGAATTAATcaaaacctatacgtttctgtGGTAGCTAACATTTTTTGGTGTTTAACCATGCtttaacaacatcaaaaactatgtccccattaaccccttaactgccgaatgagcgctcagggtacttatagattttactctgtctaacaccagacgattttactcgtcactggggaaccccttgaacgggaaagggttaagcaatGCGGGCCTGTTCTTGAAGAGACATTAACAAACTTCATCAGCAGTGTGGATAAATCAGCTGGGATGtttgactttcattttcatgtaGTCCTAGGAGAGAGGATGGAATGAAATATTTGAATGTTTCAGGTTGTTTTTTTTGATCGAGTCCTGAGGTTCTTTAAATACTAAAGCTATAAATTAACAAGTTGActtaaattgtattttgtagTTACTCAAAAAGCAAACCATGCTAGAGATTACCTTATGGAAGAAGGCTTGGAGAAGGTTGACGGGTACGTACTTCAATGGTTGTACCACTGCAGTTTGGATCGAAATTATGGATGTgggaaatgataaaaaatgatttgagattttttgaggatcctaaaaattaatgtttctcACCGGAAATTGTGAACTAGTTCACAGCATTTCGCTTGTGAGTGTCAAACCTAAAAGAGGGGACTGAGAATAAGCCCATTTTTTATTTCGCTTTTCCTGCTTCACAAACAACTTGCTCTCAAACTATTTTACTTGGATCCAAGTAAGCAATCGATGGATGAATAATTAAATTGCATGAAAGCACATCTTGGTCAAAATgacaagctgcacgtgtgaagagtaggccgctgaccgttgctaaaggatacaccttagcaaccagagccgctgagcgcacgcactgcggacgggtgtaataggcctgagaatgcctggagcaacaacgcaacgctaaaaacaacgctaacaatacaacgctaacaacgcaatacaacgctaagacacaacgccatgctatgacgcaatgcaacgctaagacgcaacgcaacgctaagacgcaacgcaacgcaacgctaagacgcaacgcaacgcaacgctaaaccccaatgccccccaggtacaacgcttgctccttgttgttaactaagttaaattgtatttaaccccatATTATTCTAACATGCTGTGGTTGAATATTTTCAGGGTGGTCTCTGTGGGTGGAGATGGCATGTTCCATGAAGTTCTGAACGGCCTTTTGATGAGAGCCCAACAGGAGGCCATGTTGAATTCATCATCGCAAGATTTTCAACCAGTGCCTCTCAATATTCCCATTGGAATCATTCCAGCAGGTTCCACAGATGCAATTGCTTTCTGTACAACAGGGAACAATGACCCAGTTACCTCAGCTCTGCACATCATATTAGGTACGTGGTGAATTTGTGTAGGAAACAGAATGGCTTCTTTAGGGGTATTTGTATCGACAGCGTTTTcgttaagtttttaagtagccagAGTTTTGTaaaaagtagacggttgtgggtccatctcctcgacatgtttagactcgtgaagcaatgaaagtagccggcgaaacctggcagagaagccggcgaatTTCGCCGGCCGCCGGCTTTTATATACAACCCTGTATCGGTAACCAAATGGTGACCAGTGAAATAAGAGAAATACTCCGGCGCTTTGACTCAGAGGCAAGCGGCGACAATGTAACTTGCTTCTGTATTAAAAGGTTTCATTTTAGGTTACAGCCCTAAAAGGCGACAAACGTTTTAAgatcatttaaatttttaaaatctaTTTTTACCTCGTGTGACTATTGTCGAATTCCAAGGTTCATCTAGTGATTTGGTATGTGGAATACAGCTCACAAGTATGTTTCCTGGTTATAGCTGTTGAGCGTGCAGGCAAAACTTCTTTCGTTCACAGTTCCATGCAGGCAAGGCTAATGGTTCAATACAATGGCAAATGGCCCATTAACcttgtttatgtgtcaaaaccgatGGTAACTACAATAACAGCTGTTGGTATCCTCTCATTTTTAAAGGTGACAGGCAACCCCTGGATGTTTGTTGCGTCCGACGAAAGAATGAAGTTCTCCGCTACAGCGTTGTCATGGCAGCCTATGGATTTTTTGGTGACGTCATGCAAGACAGCGAGAAGCTTCGTTGGATGGGACCCAAGAGATATGATGTTGCCGGTTTTAAGAAATTTATGACCAACAGGTACTTTTGAAGGCTTGTCAGTTTTGAGCGCtcactttttttcaaaagtgttttttaATAAGATGCAAATGAAACATAGCAAGGATGGTCAATCAGTGTTAGGAATAAGATGTTAAAGTGATAAATGTTAAAGTGATAAATGGGTAAACAACGTAATATATCAACCCACGCGGGATGTTTGGGAGACGCGAGAAAGGTTTGAGGAGaaggacacttcatgactttTATTTTACGTATCTCTTGCcaaaagtgatggtgaagtttaaCGAAAAGGGTCTGGGAACATTGTGTGACGCTTATTTAGGTATCCATGGATGTGATAGGCtattttcgatattttaaaGTTCAACTGTAAACGATAGACCTCGGCTCGAGGCTTcggggaataaaatacattttttgtGTGGTTTATTGCGCGTAGCCTCTTGCTGAATTGTATTGTTAACAgctgaatttaaaaatatcgaaattggccaaTCGAATGCATTCCTGGACATATCTTGTTACTTTGAGGTcccgagtgttggtccggccgggaTTGGAACCCGCGGGACCGTGATACactcacgtttttttttttttctgatcttGTTGCAGAGGATACGAAGGAGTTGTGTCGTATCTCCCCGTAGAAACTGTAGATACGAGTCCACAAGATAGCTTGAGATGTCGGTCAGGGTAAGTTCACTGCACAACTGTGTGTTTTggttgctttttgttttgttttgttttatttttgttttctggtTGGACTTCAATCAAATCCTTCagcatcatcgtcatcgtcatcatcattatcttAATTATCATCGTTGTCATCAGTTTtattgtcgtcatcatcattatcgtcgtAGTCGTCATATCAGGTCGTCATTGTCGTTACGTCATCATCTTCGTCATTGCTGTCGTCATCAACGTGACCATCATCGTCATTACATCATCGtcgccatcatcatcatcgttacatcatcgtcgtcgtcatcatatCATCTGTAATTGCTATGGCCACATAACCAAGGAAAGCCTGTGTGTTCTGGTTAAAGACGCTGCGTTGACTGCCAATAGTTTCCAATGTCCGCGAGGAATAAAAGACACGCACGTACGCGGGACTCGCGGGGCACGCGACGCGAGCGGGGCGCCGTCCCCCTCGCTAATACTTTCATGTCTCGCCGAACCTAGAGGCTACTCAAAAGACACCCGTACAGGAGTCGATCATTTCGCAGAGTTGATTACATTCTTCACCGACGCTTTCTGTTTCCAGGTGCAATATCTGCAAAAGCAGTTTTAACACGGTCCAACAGAGACCCTCTCAACAGAACAGTTCAGGttagtaataatgataaattattaataatcatCGTCGCCTTCATTGGTAATTACTTACCATTTGTGTAGCGAAAGGCACATGATAAGACGCAGGCTCAATTTTGATAATCGTCACGAAATGCTAAAGTCGAAGAGAACACATCAGTTCACCTCCCCGCTGGATTCGtgccagatggtcacccatccattTATTAACcacgtccaacagggcttaacttcggtgaacagatggGAACTTGAGTCTCAGATCAGTGCAAGCAGCATTCTGTCATTTCGAATCAAACACCTGGATTGCTATCCGATGTGGCCTTCGCAAAAATTCGGCAGAACCGGGAAtaaggaaaaaaacttttaaccaaCTCGCGTAAAATGGTGCGCAAAGTTTTTGGAGGTTGCGCGGCTGCGCGTGCGTTTAGCTAAAAGCGCTGAAACGGGTATTAGTAAAAACCCGGCGAAACTCGCATCAGAGACCTCTGAGGGCCTCTTTTTGCGTGGGCTTCTGACACGTTTCCTATTATTTGTTCCCAGCTTCCAGCTGGCAGTCTATGAAAGGGAGATTCATCAGCGTCATCGGAGCGAACATATCATGCGCATGCGCTAAGAGTCCCGAGGGCTTATCGCCCAGCGCCCATCTTGCTGACGGTTGTTTGGACCTCATACTGGTGAAACACACCTCACGCCTGCAGTACCTGAGGCACATGCTTCGAATTACATCAAAAGCTGATCAAGTAAGCATTGAACAGTAATAGGAGTATATAAAAGACTATTTCCGAGTTCCAATCAGTCTCTCTTTGAAAGCGAGTCTAAGCGCGAAATTTTTGTAATGGTatttagttctaatttcaatgtgaatgaaaactgatgttcataacaaagacttggCACTTAGACTCGTCTTGAAAGAGAGACCGAGGAAAACATGGAAATGAGCTATTAGGACTGTATTGCCTTTATAAATATCTTTCCTCGGCGAGGGATCCTGTAGATTTGCAGCCAATGTCTGTGATGGGAGAGCGAAACAATATATGATAGAACATAGAAAAGTACGCTTAAGCCTGATAACAAGAGAATCTGCAAGTAAAAGGAGAGGGACCCTGTACCtctccaggggcctgtttcttgaaattgtcgagaacttttcggacccgaaaagccagttgtcaaaactgcaatccgcttgttttgaaaagctgatcgtTTAACATGCTTTCTTTTAATGTaaggaaaaccaagaggatggcgaagtttgatggcttaggacctcggcgttgcgaagatatgaAGAGAACTGTGGTACCCGAAATAGGCTCGAAAAGTTAACCCTAGCCCTAATAGTCCCTAGGCACGGTCTGTGATTCGAGTACGAAACAGTTGATTAGACAACACAAACCATACTCCTACCCGTCACGTCTATTCATATTCACCCTAACATGCTATTTGATATATGATGAAAATGAATTCAACGACACTTTCCGTTTTAAAAGTTACGCACTTATTTCGTTTTAGTTCAATTTTGATTTCGTGGAAGTGCACCGCGTGAGCGAGTTTTCCTTCCGACCGCTGGGCGAAGAAAGTGAGCCTGTGGATGAAGCTGACGGTAGAGAAAGGTCTGGAACGAAAGAAGGTGACAAGGAGTATCTGGCGGGAAAAATTACGTCATCAGCTCCCCGACTTGGCCCCAGGAGTGTTTGGAACGTGGACGGGGAATTGATTACTCATCCCGCGATTGACGTCAAGTACGACACCTTAAGATTCCTTTTTTAGCGTTTGTAACTGCGGTGTTTTATAGGGGCTTATATGGAGCATTTTCCTGGCCATATTGATCGCGTTCCGCATAAATTaactaatagggagtttaaatGACTACGACGTCGACGTAGAgtgttcgtaactgcgatgatcatagcttacttgatttcaaaatccgcagttcaatgtatgaaatatttcagatatcacttcacatccattcctcacgggctcattagaacccacaaatgaccagctcccaacgtcagtggcttcttAGCTCATTTGGtcagagcgtcgcaccggtatcgcgaggtcacgggttcaaaccacgttgaagttctgactttttcaggcttctctacgcaattgcctaaattgcgtttataactgcgatgatcatagcttatttgacaACCAGTTAATGCCACCCGAACGCGTTATTGCTCTTGCGAAACTCCTTCATTTTTTTAGGCTAGCACTGACATATTTACATTTCATGTTGTGGCATGAAACTAAGTGTGTCATTTTTGCTTTTCGATTTCGCTTTCCGTTTTCCCGCATTTAGCAAGCGTTGTGCGCTTTCACATTTGACGCTCAATGCTTCAACTTCCCGCGCTTTTTAGCCAATCGTTAGTTGTGAATTTTCTGGTGCTTCAGTCTTCCTATTGGATTGTCGCACTAGTAAGCCATTTTACGTCAGCCTTTCTCTCTAGTCTAGTCTGCGTCAATGGCGAAGTCTCTCTCACTATAGTTTAacaataaacttcaaaatgctaCGTGGGTgtgtttaacaattattcctagagcctgaatgggctctgagtcaatagcccatgaagcctaatgggctattgactcagaggccatgagggcgagaggaataattgttttagtaaaatccaactagttagtcaaaaaaaaatatcgagataAAACATCTCTCGCTAGTTAAACCTAGACttgaatccttttttgccgTCAAGATATTACAAATTcgctagtgggctataacatatagtcTAGTAgtagcttaaccaatcagaacgatAGACCACCAGTTAGATTTTAGTAATAGTAAATACCTCTGGTTGGAATTTAGATTTATCATTCAAGTGAACTTAGTCTCAAGTTTCAGCGTGTTAGGCTCAtgtcattgacttttttctccTAGGGTACATCGTCAGCTAATTCGCCTGTTTGCTCGTGGGATAGAAGAATGCGAAGACACTCCATCTTGTACAGTCTGTCGAAGGCGTTAACCGTTAACCTGATTAGTTAGCTCTGTTTTGAAATTATTCCTAATGCTAGCGAATGAAATTTGTTCCTCTAAAATTACAGTCGTTGTACCGGCGATTTACAAAGGCTAAACAAAATCTTTACCCTtgaaacaaggaaaagaaagcctTAAAATCACAAATGTTGTTTATACAAACTTATAAAATTATCGTCAGCGCTCGACATTGCTCGTCCCATCTCGGAGGCCATGATATACCGTCAGATTCCTCGTCAAAAATTCAAGGGTTGCGCATGTCAAACGCATGAGTCTGCTGGTCAGACTGCGTGACAGTGTTTCTAAATCTTTTCTAAAtcgaaagctttctaaatctttcacggtggtaattcaacctttatcaactcttttgataaaaccaaatttttgcgtGACAGTATGCTCGACCATTAGTCGGTTAATCCGAGGCGATTAGTTCAGCAAACGATAACGCTCGTTGTCTCTCGGATAGTCTGTTGTTACCGATTCCAAGATAAGAAACTGCGCATGCCAAAAACGCAAGCTTGCTGGTCAGGTTGTGTATGGCTCACCCTGTGATCAACTGGTTGTGTAGGCGAGACTGAGGGACCGGGGGACTAGGGGATATTCCGAAAATATGTCATGTAAGGTAGCTGAAAAGCCGAACTTGATTTTAATCTCAGACCTGGTTTCAATGAATGCTAGTCAAAAAGTTAACACACAGTACCCCTAAGGATTCTGTTCCCCGAGGGGGGGGAAGGGACGGACGTACTCTACTTGTTCCATTCTTTGCTTTTTGATGCTAGTTTATCGAGAAATCCAGTCGAAATTTTAACAACAGAAGAGAAAGCCTCGTTCATAAATCCATACTTCTAGTGTGCGGCACTTTTCAGAATAAAATATTGTAAAGATAGAGTTCGCTTAAGTATATTTAATTTGATGTTACGAAATgtgattttgaaatgtaatAGGACAGTAAAACCGTTTTATTTCAGACTTAGAGAGGTCAGTttgtatttattaatttttgtttttttcttactttattGTATTATCtttagttattttatttttgattttagCCTATGAATATCGATTTTTTAATCTTATTGCTGCATGTAAATTTTTTTCGACCCGGTGTTGTTGGTTTTTGGCTCGTTCAGTTTCCAGGCCATCGCGTTGTTTACTCCTCTTGTTTCATCGATGGTGACTTGATAACTCAAGAAAATTCGTGTTTCTTGTAACAGGTGTTTCCATTTTTTGAGTGCTCTTCCCTTCAGCCATACTCTCTTGTCGGCGTACTCTCTTTTGTTCctgtattgttttgttt includes these proteins:
- the LOC136895742 gene encoding ceramide kinase-like; translation: MADCCVLKHSVLYVEGKSFDVVLTQNSLSWGHVGIEDYKQVTQSFKKSLPLHEVFAAVPYQAKLEQSTEEGIELAFLRSLSFCIYSVKRTRKHKWREKMIVFDCDDAVLCEEWLHAIQTVLSGFNRPKRLLVFINPVGGRRLGHKIYVEQVQPLFELANIKVDIIVTQKANHARDYLMEEGLEKVDGVVSVGGDGMFHEVLNGLLMRAQQEAMLNSSSQDFQPVPLNIPIGIIPAGSTDAIAFCTTGNNDPVTSALHIILGDRQPLDVCCVRRKNEVLRYSVVMAAYGFFGDVMQDSEKLRWMGPKRYDVAGFKKFMTNRGYEGVVSYLPVETVDTSPQDSLRCRSGCNICKSSFNTVQQRPSQQNSSASSWQSMKGRFISVIGANISCACAKSPEGLSPSAHLADGCLDLILVKHTSRLQYLRHMLRITSKADQFNFDFVEVHRVSEFSFRPLGEESEPVDEADGRERSGTKEGDKEYLAGKITSSAPRLGPRSVWNVDGELITHPAIDVKVHRQLIRLFARGIEECEDTPSCTVCRRR